From the Ignavibacteria bacterium genome, the window GACAACATTAAAAAATACGAGAAAAAAAATGCAGTTGTAATAGGTGTCAGCGCTGATTCGGTTCAGTCTCATAAGAAATTTGAGGAGAAATATGATCTTCCCTTTACAATATTGAGCGATGAAAAGAAAACGGTCCTGCAAAAGTATGGTGTGTGGAAAGAAAAAAGCATGTACGGAAGAAAATACTTCGGTATTGAACGGACTACATTTATAATAGACGAAAAAGGAAAAATCGACAAAATTTATTACAAGGTTAAAATTCAAAATCACATTTCAACGGTTTTGCAAGATTTGAAATAACAACATGAACAATTTATCGAAAAAAAATAATGAATCTTCACAGAAACTCCGGAACTCAAAAACTTTTCAAAACTTGAAAGACGGATTTGCGCTTGAGAGCCAAGCGAACAGAAGATATTTATTTTTCGCACAGCGAGCCAAAGAAGAAGGATTTGAACAAATAGCTGAAATATTTAATGAGACAGCTGAAGGAGAAGGGGGGCATGCGTTCGGGCACTTTGAATTTATGGAGCCGATTGCAGATCCATTAACTGGAAAAAATCTCGGCGATACTGAAACGAATTTAAATACTGCAATCGATGGTGAAACATACGAATACACGGAACTCTATCCAGGATTTGCCCGCATAGCGAGAGATGAGGGGTTTTGGGAAATTGCCGAATGGTTTGAAACTCTTGCTCGTGCAGAAAAATCACACGCCGGAAGATTACAACGGGCATTGGATTCAATTAAAGAGAAAACAGAATAATGAATAGTATTCAGGTTAAATTTCTTGATTCATATCATTTTATTGAATTAAATAGGAATAGCTTTTGAAGAAAATCTCATTTTCAGAGCTAAAGAATATTTATGATTATGAAAAAGTTCGAATTGAATTCCGCAATCAAATTATTAAGATCAAGAAAAATAGACGAATTCAAATTGGGAATAATATTACTCTAGTTTTCGAAAATCGGGAGACTGTAATTTTTCAAGTCCAAGAAATGATGCGGCTTGAAAAATTAGTTGATAGAAAATTAATTCAACAGGAAATTGACATCTACAATCAATTGATTCCGGAGAAGAATCAACTTTGTGCAACAATGTTGATCGAAATTCAGGAACGCCAATATATTAAACCAATACTTGATTCACTGAGCGGTCTTAATGACAAATGCGTTTTTTTAGAATTTGATAATGAAAAAGTTGAACCGATTTTTGACCAAGGGCAGCTGACTGATGGCAGAGTGAGCGCAGTGCAATATCTTACTTTTAGCTTGAGTAAAAATCAGAAAGAGAAATTTATTAGATTGGGTTCAGATCCAAAGATCCTGATTGATCACAAAAATTATACTGCTGAATCACCATTTACCGAAGAAATGAAAAAAGTTTTAATAGAAGATTTACTGAGCGAAGAATGAAAGTTTATTTGACACGTAAAACACATTTTGCTGCAGCACATCGTTTGTTCAATCCAAATTATTCCGATGAACAGAATAAAGAAACCTTTGGACTTTGCAGCAATCCAAATTATCATGGACATAATTACAATCTTGAAGTTACAGTTGAAGGTGAGCCTGATCCAGAAACTGGTTACGTTATAGACTTAAAGTACTTAAAGAAAATTCTCAACGAAAATATTATAGATCATGTTGATCACAAAAATTTAAATGTTGAAGTTGATTTTTTAGAAGGGATAAATCCAACAGTTGAAAATTTGTGCATTGCATTCTGGAAACAATTGGAGAACAAAATTCCCAATGGAAAATTGCATGCTATCAAACTTTATGAAAGTGAAAGAAATTTAGTCGAGTATAGGGGAGAATAAAATGGATAAGATAAAAACTGCCGGACTTATTAATGAATTATTAATTCAAATCGGGGAAGACCCAAAACGAGAAGGACTCGAAAAAACTCCAGAACGGTTCGCCAAAGCTTATGAGTATTTAACAAGTGGTTACAGCAAGGATATTGACAATATCATGACCAAGGCAATATTCACTGTGAAGTACGACGAAATGGTGATTGTAAAAAATATTGATTTCTTCAGCTTATGCGAGCATCACTTACTTCCATTTTATGGAAAATGTCATGTCGCATACATTCCAAATGGAAAAATAATCGGTTTG encodes:
- a CDS encoding rubrerythrin is translated as MNNLSKKNNESSQKLRNSKTFQNLKDGFALESQANRRYLFFAQRAKEEGFEQIAEIFNETAEGEGGHAFGHFEFMEPIADPLTGKNLGDTETNLNTAIDGETYEYTELYPGFARIARDEGFWEIAEWFETLARAEKSHAGRLQRALDSIKEKTE
- a CDS encoding peroxiredoxin; protein product: DNIKKYEKKNAVVIGVSADSVQSHKKFEEKYDLPFTILSDEKKTVLQKYGVWKEKSMYGRKYFGIERTTFIIDEKGKIDKIYYKVKIQNHISTVLQDLK
- a CDS encoding DUF3501 family protein — protein: MKKISFSELKNIYDYEKVRIEFRNQIIKIKKNRRIQIGNNITLVFENRETVIFQVQEMMRLEKLVDRKLIQQEIDIYNQLIPEKNQLCATMLIEIQERQYIKPILDSLSGLNDKCVFLEFDNEKVEPIFDQGQLTDGRVSAVQYLTFSLSKNQKEKFIRLGSDPKILIDHKNYTAESPFTEEMKKVLIEDLLSEE
- the folE gene encoding GTP cyclohydrolase I FolE → MDKIKTAGLINELLIQIGEDPKREGLEKTPERFAKAYEYLTSGYSKDIDNIMTKAIFTVKYDEMVIVKNIDFFSLCEHHLLPFYGKCHVAYIPNGKIIGLSKIPRIVEVFARRLQVQERLTQQIADTINKYLEPDGVAVVAEASHLCMMMRGVEKQNSVATTSAMHGSFKEDERTRAEFLNLINAGLH
- a CDS encoding 6-carboxytetrahydropterin synthase, whose amino-acid sequence is MKVYLTRKTHFAAAHRLFNPNYSDEQNKETFGLCSNPNYHGHNYNLEVTVEGEPDPETGYVIDLKYLKKILNENIIDHVDHKNLNVEVDFLEGINPTVENLCIAFWKQLENKIPNGKLHAIKLYESERNLVEYRGE